A DNA window from Engystomops pustulosus chromosome 10, aEngPut4.maternal, whole genome shotgun sequence contains the following coding sequences:
- the LOC140104249 gene encoding uncharacterized protein isoform X1: MALFNMIGSIFHASEGKTDDGSVSFTPKDSHTRRAQKGKLNKSDIGTPTNFKHVTHVGFNAVPSLDARLENDLQKLFNMAGVKEEHLQDQEVSRRIFSVLEKSGGMEAVRKQTRRMTSVERPNARSRLRSLSASNLAPSKRQSCVQPDSPHAAKMLARGSPLCYLPSLRNEPQPMEVPPRFSHIPTMRPIPPITPYDEMSQNVSPAANLSVHNHSKTGHLSAQHLSTKNSMKLPALPVLPDAKETPSETGSLPSILNHPCTNTAFNLISLPQSTSVVDNPEITHSKPAHLPSSIPCNEPLIKYGDVPSPTDIPLVAKCNSDNITPCHPKECLKPEPVFAAIPQPPPPPPLLKHCLEKPLANESKLLISQDQKTGNPTSKIQGTVASNKEPEQQANPAMFLDQIKQGVQLKSVATTSKVEITECSNLVSALMDVIKRRHKAIHSSDEDEMEDDWED, from the exons ATGGCACTTTTTAACATGATTG GCTCTATATTTCATGCATCAGAGGGGAAAACCGATGACGGGTCAGTTTCTTTCACCCCGAAGGATTCCCATACAAGACGAGCTCAGAAAGGGAAGCTGAACAAATCTGACATTGGAACCCCTACCAACTTCAA aCATGTTACTCATGTGGGATTTAATGCTGTTCCAAGTCTTGAT GCTAGGTTAGAAAACGACTTGCAGAAGCTCTTCAACATGGCAGGTGTCAAAGAGGAGCATCTTCAAGACCAGGAGGTGTCACGTAGAATATTTTCTGTGCTAGAAAAGTCAGGTGGCATGGAAGCTGTGAGGAAACAGACTCGGAGGATGA cCTCTGTAGAAAGGCCAAATGCTCGTTCTAGACTCCGTTCTTTGTCTGCTTCAAACTTGGCTCCATCAAAACGACAAAGCTGTGTTCAGCCGGATTCACCCCATGCTGCAAAAATGTTGGCACGTGGTTCTCCTTTATGTTATCTTCCATCTCTGAGAAATGAGCCACAACCCATGGAAGTTCCTCCACGTTTCAGCCACATCCCAACAATGAGGCCTATTCCACCAATAACGCCATATGATGAGATGTCTCAAAATGTTTCTCCAGCAGCTAATCTTTCTGTGCATAATCATTCAAAGACAGGACATCTAAGTGCACAACATCTTTCTACTAAAAATTCCATGAAATTACCAGCTCTCCCTGTTCTTCCAGATGCAAAAGAAACTCCTTCAGAAACGGGTAGTCTTCCATCTATTCTCAACCATCCTTGCACTAACACTGCATTTAATTTGATCTCTCTACCTCAATCAACCTCAGTTGTTGACAATCCGGAAATAACGCATTCCAAACCTGCTCATTTACCTTCATCTATCCCCTGCAACGAGCCACTTATAAAATATGGGGATGTTCCATCACCTACAGACATTCCACTAGTTGCTAAATGTAATTCTGACAATATTACCCCATGTCATCCCAAAGAATGTCTAAAGCCAGAGCCTGTGTTTGCTGCTATCCCAcaacctccaccaccacctccactTCTAAAGCATTGTCTTGAAAAGCCACTGGCTAACGAATCCAAGCTCTTAATTTCCCAAGACCAGAAAACTGGTAACCCTACATCCAAAATTCAAGGCACAGTGGCTTCCAACAAGGAACCTGAGCAGCAGGCAAATCCCGCTATGTTCTTGGACCAGATAAAGCAGGGTGTCCAGTTGAAATCT GTGGCCACCACTTCAAAGGTTGAAATTACTGAATGTTCTAACCTGGTCTCTGCACTGATGGATGTCATAAAAAGAAGGCACAAGGCTATACACTCCTCGG ATGAAGATGAGATGGAAGATGACTGGGAAGACTAA
- the LOC140104249 gene encoding uncharacterized protein isoform X2: protein MALFNMIGSIFHASEGKTDDGSVSFTPKDSHTRRAQKGKLNKSDIGTPTNFKHVTHVGFNAVPSLDARLENDLQKLFNMAGVKEEHLQDQEVSRRIFSVLEKSGGMEAVRKQTRRMTSVERPNARSRLRSLSASNLAPSKRQSCVQPDSPHAAKMLARGSPLCYLPSLRNEPQPMEVPPRFSHIPTMRPIPPITPYDEMSQNVSPAANLSVHNHSKTGHLSAQHLSTKNSMKLPALPVLPDAKETPSETGSLPSILNHPCTNTAFNLISLPQSTSVVDNPEITHSKPAHLPSSIPCNEPLIKYGDVPSPTDIPLVAKCNSDNITPCHPKECLKPEPVFAAIPQPPPPPPLLKHCLEKPLANESKLLISQDQKTGNPTSKIQGTVASNKEPEQQANPAMFLDQIKQGVQLKSVATTSKVEITECSNLVSALMDVIKRRHKAIHSSAP from the exons ATGGCACTTTTTAACATGATTG GCTCTATATTTCATGCATCAGAGGGGAAAACCGATGACGGGTCAGTTTCTTTCACCCCGAAGGATTCCCATACAAGACGAGCTCAGAAAGGGAAGCTGAACAAATCTGACATTGGAACCCCTACCAACTTCAA aCATGTTACTCATGTGGGATTTAATGCTGTTCCAAGTCTTGAT GCTAGGTTAGAAAACGACTTGCAGAAGCTCTTCAACATGGCAGGTGTCAAAGAGGAGCATCTTCAAGACCAGGAGGTGTCACGTAGAATATTTTCTGTGCTAGAAAAGTCAGGTGGCATGGAAGCTGTGAGGAAACAGACTCGGAGGATGA cCTCTGTAGAAAGGCCAAATGCTCGTTCTAGACTCCGTTCTTTGTCTGCTTCAAACTTGGCTCCATCAAAACGACAAAGCTGTGTTCAGCCGGATTCACCCCATGCTGCAAAAATGTTGGCACGTGGTTCTCCTTTATGTTATCTTCCATCTCTGAGAAATGAGCCACAACCCATGGAAGTTCCTCCACGTTTCAGCCACATCCCAACAATGAGGCCTATTCCACCAATAACGCCATATGATGAGATGTCTCAAAATGTTTCTCCAGCAGCTAATCTTTCTGTGCATAATCATTCAAAGACAGGACATCTAAGTGCACAACATCTTTCTACTAAAAATTCCATGAAATTACCAGCTCTCCCTGTTCTTCCAGATGCAAAAGAAACTCCTTCAGAAACGGGTAGTCTTCCATCTATTCTCAACCATCCTTGCACTAACACTGCATTTAATTTGATCTCTCTACCTCAATCAACCTCAGTTGTTGACAATCCGGAAATAACGCATTCCAAACCTGCTCATTTACCTTCATCTATCCCCTGCAACGAGCCACTTATAAAATATGGGGATGTTCCATCACCTACAGACATTCCACTAGTTGCTAAATGTAATTCTGACAATATTACCCCATGTCATCCCAAAGAATGTCTAAAGCCAGAGCCTGTGTTTGCTGCTATCCCAcaacctccaccaccacctccactTCTAAAGCATTGTCTTGAAAAGCCACTGGCTAACGAATCCAAGCTCTTAATTTCCCAAGACCAGAAAACTGGTAACCCTACATCCAAAATTCAAGGCACAGTGGCTTCCAACAAGGAACCTGAGCAGCAGGCAAATCCCGCTATGTTCTTGGACCAGATAAAGCAGGGTGTCCAGTTGAAATCT GTGGCCACCACTTCAAAGGTTGAAATTACTGAATGTTCTAACCTGGTCTCTGCACTGATGGATGTCATAAAAAGAAGGCACAAGGCTATACACTCCTCGG CACCTTAG